In Sphaeramia orbicularis chromosome 3, fSphaOr1.1, whole genome shotgun sequence, a genomic segment contains:
- the phf10 gene encoding PHD finger protein 10, which translates to MAAVLPVRPPCDSNPATPGAQSIKEDIIEEESNDGSQPPKRRRMGSGDSSRSCDTSSQELGPTYFPAENLTEYKWPPDDTGEYYMLQEQVSEYLGVTSFKRKYPDMERRDLSHKEKLYLREQNVITETQCTLGLTALRSDEVIDLMIKEYPTKHSEYSVILQERERQRIAKEYSQMQQQNPQKVEASKVPEYIKKAAKKAAEFNSNFNRERMEERRAYFDLQTHIIQVPQGRFKVLAPELTRTGPYPVALIPGQFQDYYKRYSPNELRYLPLNTALFEPPLDPELPALDSEPDSDDAEDGKDEKRNKNSSDSSSGNTSDVESQEGGGGQGHKSKGKDRTSTQGKDGSHKSHKTTPGYKPKVIPHAICGICEKGKEANKKGKPEALIHCSQCDNSGHPSCLEMSEELVCVIQTYRWQCMECKTCTVCQQPHHEDEMMFCDKCDRGYHTFCVGMDSIPTGLWVCEVCGKDFNTPKKKGAKTPKKSKK; encoded by the exons ATGGCAGCTGTACTCCCCGTCAGACCGCCCTGCGACAGCAACCCAGCTACTCCAGGAGCACAATCCATTAAG gAAGACATAATTGAAGAAGAGTCCAATGATGGCAGCCAGCCTCCCAAGAGACGGAGAATGGGATCGGGGGACAGTTCTCGGAGCTGTGACACCTCCAGCCAAGAGCTTGG ACCTACGTATTTCCCAGCAGAGAATCTGACAGAGTACAAGTGGCCGCCAGATGACACAGGAGAGTATTACATGCTGCAGGAGCAGGTCAGCGAGTATTTAGGAGTTACGTCCTTCAAGAGAAAGTACCCTG atatGGAGAGGAGAGACCTGTCACATAAAGAGAAGCTCTACCTCCGTGAACAGAATGTTATCACAGAGACACAGTGCACCTTGG GTCTGACAGCTCTGCGGAGTGATGAAGTGATAGATCTGATGATAAAAGAGTATCCCACTAAACACTCGGAGTACTCAGTCATACTGCAAGAGAGAGAACGTCAGAGAATAGCTAAAGAGTACTCT CAAATGCAGCAGCAGAATCCTCAGAAAGTAGAAGCCAGTAAGGTTCCTGAGTACATTAAGAAGGCAGCAAAAAAAGCTGCTGAGTTCAACAGTAACTTCAATAGGGAGCGTATGGAGGAACGGAGAGCCTACTTCGACCTTCAAACACAT ATTATCCAGGTGCCCCAGGGCAGATTTAAGGTTCTGGCCCCAGAGCTGACCAGGACAGGTCCCTATCCCGTGGCTCTCATACCAGGGCAATTCCAAGACTATTATAAAAG GTACTCCCCCAATGAGCTACGATACCTGCCATTAAACACAGCTCTGTTTGAGCCTCCCCTGGATCCAGAGCTCCCTGCGCTGGACTCAGAGCCTGACTCAGATGATGCTGAAGATGGCAAGGATGAAAAAAGGAACAAGAACTCATCT GACAGTTCTTCAGGCAATACATCTGACGTGGAGAGCCAGGAGGGAGGAGGTGGACAGGGCCACAAGTCCAAGGGCAAAGACAGGACATCCACACAAGGCAAAGACGGCAGCCATAAAAGCCACAAAACCACCCCAGGGTACAAG CCTAAGGTCATTCCCCATGCTATATGTGGCATTTGCGAGAAGGGTAAAGAGGCGAACAAGAAAGGCAAACCTGAGGCGCTCATTCACTGCTCCCAATGTGATAACAGCG GCCACCCATCGTGCTTGGAAATGAGCGAGGAGTTGGTGTGTGTGATCCAAACGTACCGCTGGCAGTGTATGGAGTGTAAAACCTGCACCGTGTGCCAGCAGCCGCACCACGAGGACGAGATGATGTTCTGTGACAAATGTGATCGAGGATATCACACATTCTGCGTTGGCATGGATAGCATACCAACAG GTCTTTGGGTATGTGAGGTATGTGGGAAAGATTTCAACACTCCTAAGAAGAAAGGAGCCAAAACACCCAAGAAGTCCAAGAAATGA